The Natrarchaeobius halalkaliphilus DNA segment CCGCGTCGACAAATCGAACCCGGTCGGTACTCGCCCGGATGACGGCGTCCGCGTGGTCGTAGACGGTTTCGGAGGCCGGCTCCGGCGTCTCGTCGACAGCGTCGTCGGTCTCGAGCGCTCGAGCGGGAGGACTCGAATCCGCCCGTTCCGGCGTCGATGGGTGTGACGGGGCGACCGTGGCGTTCGGTCCCGTCTCGGGGCCGTTCGTCGGCTGTTCCCCCCGTCCCGGCGAGGATTCGGCTTCCCCGGACGGAGAGACTGCCGATCGCGTCCCACTGGATTCGTCCGTCGGAACCGGGGCGGGAGTCGCACTGCCGTCGGTCGCTGCAACGGCGTCTCGAGGCTCGTTCAGGTCCGAGACGCTGTCGTAGGGAACCTTTTTTCGAAGAGCGGCGAACAGCTGGTGGTGGTCGAGTTCCTCGACGGATTCGTCCGGCGGAGCGAACGCGACGTAATCGAGGTCACCGACCTGAGACAGCTCCTCGAGAATCAGGTCACCGCCGCGGTCGCCGTCGAGGAAGGCGGTGACGGTCCGATGGCGCGTGAGCTCGGCCACGGCGTCGGGGACGTTGGTTCCCTCGACCGCGATAGCATTTTTGACACCGTACTTGAGCAGCGTGAGGACGTCCGACCGGCCCTCGACGACGATGATCGCGTCGCTGTCGGTCACGCGGGGACCGGCCGGCAGCCCCTCGTACTCGGTGATGTCCTCGACTCGGACGTGCTGGCGAACCTCCGCGAGGATCTCGTCGGAGGACATCACGGTGTCGTCGAACCCCGTCTGAAGCAGTTCCTTCGCTCGCTCGACGACTTCCTTTCGTTTCGCAGCCCGGACGTCCTCGATTTCGCTGACCGCCAATTCGGCCCGACAGGGACCGACCCGGGTGATCGTCTCGAGGGAGGCGGCGAGCGTCGCGGTTTCGACTTTGTCGAGGCTGGTTGCGATTGTCAGGTGGCCGCGCGAGTTGCCGTGCGTGCTCGCGATTTCGACGTCGATACGGCCGACTTTCTGTGACTGACGGAGATCGCGGAGATCGAGATCGTCGCCCAGCAGGCCCTCGGTTTGCCCGAAGATCGCACCGACGACGTCGCTCCGCTCGACGACCCCGTCGGCCGTGACGTCCGCGTGAATGAGGTATTTGGTGGTGTCTTCCATGGGAGATCTGTCCCCTGGGAAGGGGCGCGGTGACGCGGCTATCGCGTACAGAGACCGGTTTGGATGGAATGTGGGTCGTGAGCGGCAAATAGCTGTTGACCTGAGCCAGGACGCGACTCAGCACGCTGGTCGGTACCAGTACCAGTAGATCGAGACGGCGACCAGCACGGCGAGGCCGCCGAGAAAGAACACCAACCCGGGCGGCAGCGTTCCGACTGCCGCATCCGCCGCCTCGGCACCGCCATCCGCGACGATCGTCCCGTCGTCGGCCGCGGGCTCTGCGGCGCTATCGAACGACGAACTCGGCTCGTCGGTCGTCTCCGTCGCCGGTTCGTCGTCGAGGGCGTCCGCATCCTCCTCCGTCGATACGTCGGCTTCGGGTTCGTCGAGCGCGTCGGCGTCCTCCGCATCCTCCTCGAGTTCGTCATCGTTCGCAGCGTCCTCGTCGTCAGCGGTTTCGGCCTCGAGTTCTTCGTCCTCCGGTGGCGCTTCTTCGTCGGGAGCGTCCGTCGGTTCCTCGTGTCGGTCGTCTCCGACGGTGTACTCCTCGCCCGTCGTCTCGTCGCCGTCGTCCGCCGGCGTTCGCTCTTCGCCCGTCGCCGGAGCGGACTCATCGAGCACTCCACCGGAGGCCCCGAACCACCTGCTCGCCCCGTACTGGACCAGCAGGCTGCCGCCCGCGAGCGCGCCGATGCCGCCGATCAGTCGCGAAATAGCGGTCTTCAGCTGCGAGGCCGTCGACTCGTCGCTCGTGACGATCAACGGCCCGTCGGTCGTCGCGTAGACGCTCATCTCGTTGCCCCGCGAGGAGTACCAGGTGTCGACGATCTCGACCAGCCCCGCGTCCTCTAACTTCTCTAAGTGGTAGCGAACGTTCTGAATAGAGGAGTCGATCGCGTCCGCGACGTCGCTCGGCGTCCCGGGGTCCTCGTCGAGTCGGGCGTAGATCCGCCGGGCCGTGGTCGAGGAGAGCGCGCTGAAAACCGCGTCGCCGTCTTCACCCTCGAGGTCGACGACGCGCGGCTGCCCATCCCGGGTGGTCGTCTCGGAACGAAACGGGAACAGACGGGCCATGTCAGGATAGTTTCCAGTCTCGCACGGATCCCTATACGCTTTTTCCTACGTAAAAGGACGATTTCAGCTTTCGAAACCCGTTCGTAGGCGGGAGATCGACCCGGTGAAGAACGAATCTCTTCAACGCTCGATTTCGAACGGAAACAGTTACACAGGTCGAGTGCCGACCGTCCGACATGCCTCGAGGAGAACTCGGCGGGTGGGTCGCGATCGGGATTACACTCAGCGCCCTCGCGATTCCGTGGTTCCTGTGGGGATCGGACGCCGTCGTCGCCGGCTTCCCGCTGTGGCTCTGGTGGCACATCGCCTGGATGGTGATCGCGTCGGTCGTTTTCTGGCTGTTCGCACGGCGGGCCTGGGGAATCGGTA contains these protein-coding regions:
- a CDS encoding ArsR/SmtB family transcription factor; protein product: MARLFPFRSETTTRDGQPRVVDLEGEDGDAVFSALSSTTARRIYARLDEDPGTPSDVADAIDSSIQNVRYHLEKLEDAGLVEIVDTWYSSRGNEMSVYATTDGPLIVTSDESTASQLKTAISRLIGGIGALAGGSLLVQYGASRWFGASGGVLDESAPATGEERTPADDGDETTGEEYTVGDDRHEEPTDAPDEEAPPEDEELEAETADDEDAANDDELEEDAEDADALDEPEADVSTEEDADALDDEPATETTDEPSSSFDSAAEPAADDGTIVADGGAEAADAAVGTLPPGLVFFLGGLAVLVAVSIYWYWYRPAC
- the dnaG gene encoding DNA primase DnaG, encoding MEDTTKYLIHADVTADGVVERSDVVGAIFGQTEGLLGDDLDLRDLRQSQKVGRIDVEIASTHGNSRGHLTIATSLDKVETATLAASLETITRVGPCRAELAVSEIEDVRAAKRKEVVERAKELLQTGFDDTVMSSDEILAEVRQHVRVEDITEYEGLPAGPRVTDSDAIIVVEGRSDVLTLLKYGVKNAIAVEGTNVPDAVAELTRHRTVTAFLDGDRGGDLILEELSQVGDLDYVAFAPPDESVEELDHHQLFAALRKKVPYDSVSDLNEPRDAVAATDGSATPAPVPTDESSGTRSAVSPSGEAESSPGRGEQPTNGPETGPNATVAPSHPSTPERADSSPPARALETDDAVDETPEPASETVYDHADAVIRASTDRVRFVDADGETVDETDASEAYDALEAIETSPETVVIDGILSQRLLDLSADRDVDLVIARSLGQFTKRPTSVRVHAIDEIAEESPPE
- a CDS encoding DUF3311 domain-containing protein translates to MPRGELGGWVAIGITLSALAIPWFLWGSDAVVAGFPLWLWWHIAWMVIASVVFWLFARRAWGIGIEPESTPDDSRAEDGTRPSRSDAGGDRR